The region GGATGGTACGCTTTCCGTAACTCTTCATAGGAAACCAACGGCGTCTCCGACGAGGCATTCACCGCGCCGATCAAACTTTTGAGCGACTGCCAGCTGAGTTGGTCGAACCGTTTGTCCTGGATAATTGGCGCGAGAATCTCGCGGCCGTTGCGTCGTTTGCCCACCTCTTCGATGAAGCGACCGCGGGTATGCCAAAGGTTCGCTCGCTCCGGCTTGACGTTATAGAACCACTGGACGAAGTAATCCTTTTCGGAGTCGCCGCAAAGCTGCCACAGGGCAATTCCAAGCAGGGCCTGATGAGGCGTATCGTACTTCCTCTGAAAACGTGCCATGGCCGCGTGGAGAATCTCCGCTGCTTTATCAGGCTGCAACTGGGCTGCGGCGATAGCCCACCATGGGCTCAACAGCGGGTCGGAAACGTTGTGCTTCTGGTAGTCGCGTTCCCATTGTTCGCACTGCAACAACGCGTCGGCATCGGTGGGGCGCAGCAGTTGTTCGGCGTGCTTGAGCACATAGATTTGCATGTGATGGTACGACGAATTGTTTCGCTTGCGTGACTGTAGGTCGGGGTCGTCCGAAGGTATCTCGTGCTGCAACATCCGCAGCATTTTGTCAGGCCCCAGCGACCGACATGCGTCGAGCAATTCCTCGTCGGAGACCAGCCACTTCCTTCCCGGCTGCTCGCTGAGCCATAAGAAAACCCAGGCCTGTTCGTCAGGCGGAAGCTGTTCTATCCGTTGTCGAATCTCGCGAACATGGGGAATCCGATCCGGACGCATCGGGAACCGACTTTGACTGGCACGCGCGAGCTGCACACCAAACCATGCGGCACAAGACTCGCGACTACGACGAGCCTCCCAATACTCAGCAAACCCAGGCTCGGTTTTGTGAACCACCCCATAGTGAAAACCAGAGGGCGACATGTAAAAACGAACCATCTTGTTGACGACATCCCCGACCGTCTGCTGGTTGGTCGGTGGGTTGAAATTCTGTGGTTCGAATGCAGCCGAGGCCCACGGCTGAACGTACTCGAACGTCGCGGCATCGTCGTCGACGAGCTCGACCAATGTTGGCAGCACCGCGGGATCTTCCATGTCGAACAGGGCGACCGCCGCCAACGTGCGAACTTTGGCATTCGGATCTTTCAAAAGCGTCTGGAGCGTCTCTTGCGAATAGCTGCCATTGGTCACTTTTTCCAGCACGCGATGATGCAACTCTTTCGTTTCGGGTGGCAACCCATGACTGTTCTCGAAGCGATCGTAAAGCACATCTGACAGTTGCAGAACATTCAACTCGCCGGCAAGCCGCTCGAAATCGGCCTGGGCGTCTTCCAACTCGGTAGCCGATGCCGGGGTGCACATCCATGCCATCCCAAGCAAGAGACTCGCCATGGTGAACGTCCGCATGATGCAGCTCCTTCGATTGCCGTATGCCTTTGCGAATCTAGCGACTATCGACGTCGATACGAGAGCCATCGACGATGCCGATGTAGTAGGGCTTTTGCTCGGTGACTTCTTCTTCGTCGAGGATCTTGAGCTTGCCGAGGATTTCGACTTCTTCCTGCGGTTCCAAGCGATGGATGACGAGCACGTGGGGTAGCTCCAACGCGATGTTGGTATCGTCGTCCCCCTTCATCACCGCCGAGAAGTAAACGTCGTCGAAGCCGAAGCTGAACCCATCTTTGTATGGCTGTTTGTCTGCCATCGGTCCCGTCACGATCCAGTACTTGTCGTGATATTTTTCGATGGCGGCTTGTTTGTCGGCTTTGATCGCGGCGACCAATTCTGCGGCGGTCGTTTGCGGAATGGGTTCGCCTCCGCCGGCAATCACTTTGCCGTTGTGAAACCCGCTCCATTCGCTCCACTGCGAACGCAGCGTGACTTCGTCGCCGGGGGTCAACTTTCCCCACGCCGCGTCAAGCGTCGCCATGATGACGTCGACTTGTTTCGGAATGCGTGTTTCTTCCGACGGGTCGGCCTCACGCAACGTGACATAGGCCCCCGGAGCTCCGGTGCCACCTTCCTGCTTGAACGCATGCACCACGCCGGTCAGATCGATCCAGTGCCCCTGAGCGTCGGCATTGAAGTCGGCGCGAATCTGATTGGAATCGCCTTCTCCGCTGAGCCGTTCATGCAACTGCTTGACGGTGAACTGAAGCGAAGGAGCGTCGTCCGGCAGAGAAGTGTCTTGCGTTTCGGTCTCGTCGACCACATCGATGTCCGGCGGCAGCATCGCGTCGGGATCGACTTCCTCACGCGAGCCATTGCAGCCAGCAAGTAATACCGCCGCGATCCACAACCCAATCATATTCCGCCACATACCATTCTTCCTCAACTGCATTGCCCCTGAGAATTCCGTAACTGCCAGCCAGTCGCGGCAGCCATGCTAGACATTCGTTCGAATATAAAAGGTTGCCTGCGAAGTTACGAACGTTTTCCGTAAGTGACGCCCAGCGGAACAAACGACGTGTGCCGAAGAGGGTGCCATGCCGTCGTCTGCGTGGGCATGGCTTTGCATTTCATTGCTGGGAAGATTGTCGTTGCCGTGACGGTCGGTTTTGCGCTGCAGGCAAGACGGCTCAGAAGTGTGTCCGGTGCGTGAGAAGTCATGCCGACGCGGACGACGGCATGGCACCGGTTGATAATAAATTGTGCGGAGATTTACAGCTTCAGGAAGCACATGCTGACCGCGAGAAGGCGGTCGTCGAGCATGACTGCTTCGGGGTTGTCGTGCTCGAACGTGGCACTGACAAATTCCAATCCGCGTGCGAATGCCATTTGGTAACCTTCGCCGACGATGATCGACGGCACGGTGATCCCCTGGAACGAGAAGCTGGTCTTCGACAGTTGCGACTTGATGCCGCCGCAGATCATGTTGGTGACTTCGCCGGCACCGTCGACCACTTGGCTGGTCAGCTTGCCGAACTCTTCCTGCAAGAGACCTTCGACGACGCCGATCGCCATCATCTCGGACATGTTGACAGTGATGAACCCAGAGACGCGGCCGTGCACACCGATGATGCCGGTCACGAGGCCGTTTTCGCGAAGGGGAACACGAGCCACACCCACGCAGCGTGCGGACGTTCCGCACATCGTCAGTGCATTCTCGACCGAATGAACGACAGCTTCCGCGAGAACCGAGTTTGTTCCGGCAAGCCCGGCATTGTTATCAACAACGGTCGACATGTTTCCACCTACCCCAGGGTCCACAATATTTTTTCTTTAGGCTGACATGGCCACAAAATTATGGGTCAGCTTTGCGGGTAAGCGGCAAGCAGAATCGAGAAGGGGACGCAGGAAAACCTTTCCTGCGCGGCATAATCGTTACCAGCGGTACCAGTGGAGCGAAACTCCCACGTCTAGGTTTCCGCTGGTGGCTTGATGTGGTAGCGGCGAATCTTCCGGTCGAGCGTCGATCGTTCGATTCCCAATATTCCCGCAGTGCGGCTTTTGTTCCACCCGGTCGCACGCAGTGTCGCACCGATGTGACGTTTCTCGAGATCGGCCAGCGAGAGCGGTTCGTAACCACTTTTCGTCGCACTCAGTTCGGCCGTATCACCACTGGCCGTCAAGTTAGAAAGAGCCAGGTCTTCCGAACTGATCCGTTCCGACTGAGCCAGGACGACGGCTCGTTCAATCACGTTCTTCAGTTCCCGAACATTGCCTGGCCAGCGATACTTTTGCAGGTCGTCGATGGCCGATTGCGTGAAGCCTAAGATCTTGCGGCCGGTTTCGGCGTTGTACTTCTGCACGAAATAGGAGGCCAGCTCGAGAATGTCTTCCGGGCGTTTACGCAGCGGCGGAACGTTGACTTCCACCACGCGGAGCCGGAAGAAAAGATCGCGACGGAAGCGGCCCCGTTCGACCTCTTTTTCCAAGTCTCGGTTGGTCGCCGCGATCACGCGCACATCGACTTGCACCGCTTCGTTCCCGCCGACACGCTCGAACGGATGTCCTTCCAACACGCGGAGAAACTTCGCTTGAATTGCTTCGCTCATCTCGCCGATTTCGTCGAGCATCAGCGTGCCGCTATGGGCGGCCTCGAACTTGCCGACTTTACGATCGGTCGCTCCGGTGAAGGCACCTTTTTCGTGACCGAACAGTTCGCTTTCAAGCAACGATTCGCTAAGCGCCGCACAGTTCAAGCAAACGAACGGCCCTTTCTTTCGCGTGCTGGCAAAGTGAACGGCTCGTGCGACGA is a window of Bremerella sp. TYQ1 DNA encoding:
- a CDS encoding HEAT repeat domain-containing protein; this translates as MRTFTMASLLLGMAWMCTPASATELEDAQADFERLAGELNVLQLSDVLYDRFENSHGLPPETKELHHRVLEKVTNGSYSQETLQTLLKDPNAKVRTLAAVALFDMEDPAVLPTLVELVDDDAATFEYVQPWASAAFEPQNFNPPTNQQTVGDVVNKMVRFYMSPSGFHYGVVHKTEPGFAEYWEARRSRESCAAWFGVQLARASQSRFPMRPDRIPHVREIRQRIEQLPPDEQAWVFLWLSEQPGRKWLVSDEELLDACRSLGPDKMLRMLQHEIPSDDPDLQSRKRNNSSYHHMQIYVLKHAEQLLRPTDADALLQCEQWERDYQKHNVSDPLLSPWWAIAAAQLQPDKAAEILHAAMARFQRKYDTPHQALLGIALWQLCGDSEKDYFVQWFYNVKPERANLWHTRGRFIEEVGKRRNGREILAPIIQDKRFDQLSWQSLKSLIGAVNASSETPLVSYEELRKAYHPLGKDHYYWEKERARKEYPEETATFEGHLKDWRERLRNWAE
- a CDS encoding chemotaxis protein CheX is translated as MSTVVDNNAGLAGTNSVLAEAVVHSVENALTMCGTSARCVGVARVPLRENGLVTGIIGVHGRVSGFITVNMSEMMAIGVVEGLLQEEFGKLTSQVVDGAGEVTNMICGGIKSQLSKTSFSFQGITVPSIIVGEGYQMAFARGLEFVSATFEHDNPEAVMLDDRLLAVSMCFLKL